One Armatimonadota bacterium genomic window carries:
- the dapF gene encoding diaminopimelate epimerase has protein sequence MKFSKMHGLGNDFILVDDLARAIPDDSLPELAARLNDRHFGIGGDGLILVRPSEVADFNMRVINSDGSEAEMCGNGIRCFAIFLHEHGLTEKNPVRVETGAGVLTLDVHGSNVTVDMGEPRLDRAAIPMAGEGTNFNVPLTVEGREFFVNGANMGNPHAVIFLDTLDGFAWERYGPRISTHSLFPAGTNVHFVEQTGPNEVRVKVWERGAGPTLACGTGACAITVVAASLGKTGRKVRVNLPGGPLQIDWRADNHVFMTGPAVEVFIGEIEV, from the coding sequence GTGAAGTTTTCGAAAATGCATGGGTTGGGCAACGATTTTATACTGGTGGACGATCTGGCGAGGGCGATCCCGGACGACAGCCTGCCGGAACTGGCCGCTCGCTTGAACGACCGCCACTTCGGCATCGGCGGCGACGGGCTTATCCTGGTTCGACCATCCGAGGTCGCGGATTTCAATATGCGTGTCATCAATTCGGACGGGTCTGAGGCCGAGATGTGCGGCAACGGTATCCGCTGTTTCGCCATTTTCCTTCACGAGCACGGATTGACGGAAAAGAATCCCGTCCGCGTCGAGACCGGCGCCGGCGTCCTGACCCTGGACGTCCACGGCTCGAACGTTACGGTTGATATGGGCGAACCGCGCCTTGACCGCGCCGCCATCCCAATGGCGGGTGAGGGGACCAATTTCAACGTCCCGTTGACCGTCGAGGGCCGCGAGTTCTTCGTCAACGGCGCCAATATGGGCAACCCGCACGCTGTGATCTTCCTGGACACCCTGGACGGCTTCGCCTGGGAGCGTTATGGCCCCCGGATTTCAACCCACTCCCTCTTCCCGGCGGGCACAAACGTCCACTTCGTTGAGCAGACGGGCCCGAACGAGGTCAGGGTCAAGGTCTGGGAGCGCGGCGCCGGCCCCACCCTGGCTTGCGGAACCGGCGCCTGCGCGATCACGGTTGTTGCCGCCAGCCTCGGCAAGACCGGACGGAAGGTGAGGGTCAATCTCCCCGGCGGCCCGCTTCAGATCGACTGGCGGGCGGACAACCATGTCTTCATGACCGGCCCCGCCGTTGAAGTCTTCATCGGCGAAATCGAAGTGTAG
- a CDS encoding discoidin domain-containing protein yields MRMNRTVRALAAVALITSAARADTVYLRRYQRVEPYRVTPVQWGDKSYTYMDAADTTLDSRHPDDSFGASKALTLEPRQRNVVLIQFGQLNRAIDRRSRITDVKLVLHPVPGRFTKDVDITLRRISTEWRDGGADGHPMYWTSTWNQALSSPRANGVGWSKPGAQGGSDRRNDPSLTTDTSVGYSVATNTWTITGPGLVEDVAYWFGKAYKNFGWAIEMQKPDAARGPVQVYSSDVMEADLRPELVVTFEPMLNEGEQKGVDLNVTFIARTPRYLRYHDDGVKSYERKAYRDDNPGIMKFPLNGDTKKWPDKGEVLTYTATIKNSGFDRYRGPVDWEWRYNGRLLKKGVKQVELDAEQTATESIQMPWIGDLSDIRDEKLTFEIDPSDRISEITKNNNLESRYIKARTWKYWVERDAYEYGKQFLTAYGSYSYEDYLKWHEHIWNETYLDKSRFDGLAPDGSLQRVALDDFEIVPTGRLSGGIHRLDDKPDFHWDGEWGTEWLKGDQLKDAAAVKNAQNFLRGQRIFLEGSLIHEASHQVLGAFDVYWSNIEPPTLTEPGKQHAKDGGQYYVTRGDMYAYSGLMGGDDTRPNDQYTEGTGLYAGIDVLGFNSDTPYRNGFYGEWQYDLPRSISVRLLAADGEPIPYAKVKIWQFSGMKITDDNVVAEGLTADANGVLKLPDQDSGEASDVTTATGHTMLKKNPFGRIDVVGSNTLLMLKIEGFEQKDYRFVRTVDLNRAYAEGYHDAYIEDVGTQISPTKVDWATNLAKGKAVQSVLNPGEAAKLTDGDPETTWNGGPAPSGSYMQIDLGAPVPVAAIRLLQSASYGQFFQRFKIEAADDASFRTGVTELSRQFPLSFAKAMSDDRDIDPASPAIHWVTYGARPTTARYLRITCLQNTDGVAMSEIQVFGAAR; encoded by the coding sequence ATGAGAATGAACCGAACAGTGAGGGCGCTGGCTGCTGTAGCGCTCATCACATCCGCCGCCAGGGCAGACACGGTGTATCTTCGCCGCTATCAACGGGTGGAACCGTACAGGGTCACGCCGGTGCAATGGGGTGACAAGTCCTACACCTATATGGATGCGGCCGATACCACACTGGATTCGCGCCACCCGGACGACAGCTTCGGCGCATCGAAGGCCCTCACGCTCGAACCCCGACAGCGGAACGTTGTGCTCATTCAGTTCGGCCAACTGAACCGGGCAATAGACCGGCGCTCCCGCATCACCGACGTGAAACTGGTCCTTCACCCCGTGCCGGGTCGCTTCACGAAAGACGTCGACATCACCCTCCGGCGCATATCCACCGAGTGGCGTGACGGCGGCGCCGACGGCCACCCGATGTACTGGACTTCGACATGGAACCAGGCGCTCAGCAGCCCTCGCGCGAATGGGGTGGGCTGGTCAAAGCCGGGTGCGCAGGGCGGATCGGACCGACGCAACGACCCAAGCCTCACAACCGATACATCCGTGGGCTACAGCGTGGCCACCAACACCTGGACTATCACCGGTCCGGGACTGGTGGAGGACGTCGCATACTGGTTCGGCAAGGCGTACAAGAACTTCGGCTGGGCCATCGAAATGCAGAAGCCGGACGCCGCCCGCGGCCCCGTGCAGGTGTACAGCTCTGATGTGATGGAGGCGGATCTGCGCCCGGAACTGGTGGTGACCTTCGAACCGATGCTCAACGAGGGCGAGCAGAAGGGCGTTGACCTCAACGTGACGTTCATCGCGCGCACACCGCGCTACCTTCGCTATCACGATGATGGCGTTAAGAGCTACGAGCGGAAGGCATACCGCGACGACAATCCGGGGATTATGAAGTTCCCGTTGAACGGAGACACAAAGAAGTGGCCGGATAAGGGCGAAGTCCTCACTTATACGGCGACCATCAAGAACTCCGGGTTTGACAGGTATCGTGGCCCGGTGGATTGGGAGTGGCGTTACAACGGCCGGCTGTTGAAGAAGGGTGTGAAACAGGTCGAGCTGGATGCGGAGCAGACGGCGACGGAGTCCATCCAGATGCCGTGGATCGGCGACCTTTCGGACATCCGGGACGAGAAGCTGACGTTTGAGATCGATCCCAGCGACAGGATATCCGAGATCACGAAGAACAACAACCTCGAGAGCCGCTACATCAAGGCGCGTACGTGGAAGTATTGGGTGGAGCGCGATGCCTATGAGTATGGCAAGCAGTTCCTGACGGCCTACGGATCGTATTCGTACGAAGACTATCTGAAGTGGCACGAGCACATCTGGAACGAGACGTACCTGGACAAGTCCCGGTTTGACGGGCTGGCGCCGGATGGAAGCCTGCAGCGCGTCGCTCTGGACGATTTCGAGATCGTGCCGACCGGGCGCCTGAGCGGCGGCATCCACCGGTTGGACGACAAGCCGGACTTCCATTGGGACGGCGAATGGGGCACCGAGTGGTTGAAAGGCGACCAGTTGAAGGATGCCGCGGCGGTGAAGAACGCGCAGAACTTCCTCCGCGGACAGCGCATCTTCCTGGAAGGTTCACTCATCCATGAGGCCAGCCACCAGGTGTTGGGGGCGTTCGATGTCTACTGGTCCAACATCGAGCCACCTACCCTGACCGAACCGGGCAAACAGCACGCCAAGGACGGCGGGCAATACTATGTAACGCGTGGTGATATGTATGCCTACTCCGGACTGATGGGCGGCGACGACACGCGGCCAAACGACCAGTACACCGAGGGCACAGGCCTCTATGCAGGCATCGATGTGCTGGGGTTCAACTCCGACACACCGTACCGCAACGGGTTCTATGGTGAATGGCAATATGACCTGCCGCGGTCCATTTCAGTGCGGCTGCTGGCCGCGGATGGGGAACCGATCCCGTACGCAAAGGTGAAAATCTGGCAGTTTAGCGGGATGAAGATCACGGACGACAACGTCGTGGCGGAAGGGCTGACAGCCGACGCGAACGGCGTGCTGAAACTGCCCGACCAGGATTCCGGTGAAGCCTCGGACGTGACGACCGCCACGGGACACACGATGCTTAAGAAGAACCCGTTCGGGCGGATCGATGTCGTGGGCTCCAACACCCTGCTGATGCTCAAGATCGAAGGGTTCGAGCAGAAGGACTACCGATTCGTGCGGACCGTGGATCTGAACCGGGCGTACGCGGAGGGATACCACGACGCCTATATCGAGGACGTGGGAACACAGATTTCACCAACGAAGGTGGACTGGGCGACGAACCTCGCCAAAGGAAAGGCTGTCCAGTCGGTCTTGAACCCCGGCGAGGCCGCAAAACTCACGGACGGTGACCCGGAAACCACCTGGAACGGAGGGCCCGCGCCATCGGGCAGTTACATGCAGATCGACCTTGGCGCGCCCGTACCGGTGGCGGCCATCCGGCTGTTGCAGAGCGCGTCGTACGGTCAGTTCTTTCAACGGTTCAAAATCGAGGCCGCCGATGACGCTTCGTTCCGGACCGGAGTGACCGAACTGAGCCGGCAGTTCCCGCTGAGCTTCGCCAAGGCGATGAGCGATGACCGCGATATCGACCCGGCCAGCCCGGCGATACATTGGGTCACTTACGGCGCACGTCCGACGACGGCGCGTTACCTTCGGATCACGTGCCTGCAGAACACCGACGGCGTGGCGATGTCGGAGATTCAGGTGTTCGGAGCGGCGCGGTAG
- a CDS encoding class II glutamine amidotransferase — MMVQVGGTPDKGVLDEFRALAANGNVLPGNTCGHGDGWGFAALRSATLTLFTKSEKDGATDPAFSSAAALVETSGADIVIGHLRKASVGDLTPANAHPFTHGRFVFCHNGGIKESERIPIYGLAPTGETDSERFFLNIVGRIESGEVRTLREACEAATRYVHENHKYSSISFIITDGEETLAWRDYRDTLQPGEEKPNNWDVWPEYYTLYQSAKARAVCSQPLTQLAADWQLMPLRQIISLA; from the coding sequence ATGATGGTTCAGGTTGGCGGAACGCCGGACAAAGGCGTTCTGGACGAATTTCGCGCGCTCGCCGCGAACGGCAACGTACTGCCGGGCAACACCTGCGGTCACGGGGACGGCTGGGGTTTCGCCGCCCTCCGGTCCGCTACGTTGACCCTGTTCACCAAGAGCGAAAAGGACGGGGCCACGGACCCCGCTTTCTCCTCGGCCGCCGCACTCGTGGAAACGTCCGGCGCCGATATCGTCATCGGTCATCTGCGTAAGGCGAGCGTCGGCGATCTCACGCCGGCCAACGCGCACCCGTTTACGCACGGCCGCTTCGTCTTCTGCCACAACGGGGGCATCAAGGAAAGCGAGCGGATCCCCATCTACGGCCTTGCGCCCACCGGCGAAACGGACAGCGAGCGGTTCTTCCTGAACATCGTGGGCAGGATCGAATCGGGAGAGGTACGGACATTGCGCGAGGCCTGCGAGGCGGCCACGCGGTACGTTCACGAGAACCACAAGTATTCGTCCATTTCGTTCATCATCACCGACGGCGAGGAAACGCTGGCGTGGAGGGACTACCGCGATACGCTGCAGCCCGGTGAGGAAAAGCCGAACAATTGGGACGTCTGGCCGGAATACTACACCCTCTACCAATCGGCCAAAGCCCGCGCCGTCTGTTCCCAGCCGCTAACGCAGCTTGCCGCCGACTGGCAGCTCATGCCGCTGCGACAGATCATTTCCCTGGCCTGA
- a CDS encoding secondary thiamine-phosphate synthase enzyme YjbQ — translation MRKISVRTAAREQMVDITRQVQQAVQDGGGADGVVTVFCPHTTAAVTINENADPDVQRDVLAYLGRLIPREAGFRHAEGNSDSHIKTVLTGPSVQVIVEGGTLMLGTWQGIYLCEFDGPRNREVWIYT, via the coding sequence ATGCGCAAGATAAGCGTTCGGACCGCCGCGCGCGAGCAAATGGTCGATATCACCCGGCAGGTCCAACAGGCGGTTCAGGACGGCGGAGGCGCCGATGGCGTGGTCACGGTCTTCTGTCCGCACACGACCGCCGCGGTCACGATCAACGAAAACGCCGATCCGGACGTCCAGCGCGATGTCCTGGCTTATCTCGGACGCCTGATCCCGCGCGAGGCGGGGTTCCGCCACGCAGAAGGCAACTCGGACAGCCATATCAAGACGGTGCTCACCGGACCCAGTGTACAGGTCATCGTGGAAGGCGGCACGTTGATGCTGGGCACGTGGCAGGGCATCTACCTCTGTGAGTTTGACGGCCCGCGAAACCGCGAGGTCTGGATATATACGTAG